In Rutidosis leptorrhynchoides isolate AG116_Rl617_1_P2 chromosome 2, CSIRO_AGI_Rlap_v1, whole genome shotgun sequence, one genomic interval encodes:
- the LOC139893646 gene encoding uncharacterized protein: MRSRSKKIPGSTSKESGNGVLKSGKVVDETNIKNVVTAKRSGYVVLALFILITQGIWAVYHYQFEILPEPLTAERVGKRGFSEEAAMKHVVELTQLGPHPVGSDALELGLQYVLEAAEKIAKTVHWEVDVEVDLFQASSGANILVSGLFNGKTLVYSDLKHVVVRISPKYDSEAVDSAILVSSHIDTVFSGEGAGDCSSCVAVMLELARGISHWAHGFKNSVIFLFNTGEEEGLNGAHSFITQHPWSSSIRMAIDLEAMGIGGASAIFQAGPHAWPIENFALVAKYPSGQILAQDLFTSGVIKSATDFQVYKEVAGLSGLDFAYADNTAVYHTKNDKLKLLKPGSLQHLGENMLAFLLHTASSSELSKGKVMAVNDKSDGDAAIYFDILGTYMVVFRQRLANMLYNSVIMQSIMIWATSVVMGGSPATSSLALSFLSILLMWICSLSFSIAVAFILPLISSSPVPFISSPWLVVGLFASPAFLGALTGQHIGYLVLKRYISRVFSKRMETLSPAVQANWAKLESERSLYKSGLLQWLILLVLGHYYKVGSSYLALVWLVSPAFAYGLLEATLSPTRAPKAMKTITLIIGLFAPFLISGGMFIRLAGTVVGIAVRFDRSPGGSSEWMAGLIVAVYISAIICLTLVYLLSYIHISGVKKIIAIGNFILFGLSLIAVISGIIPPFTEDVSRAVNVVHVVDASGTNGEYKEPSSYVSFFSTTPGNLNNEIQHIDEGFVCGREKVVDFVTFKTSYGCWTEGNLVNGWSKSDIPTLDVTSDLRTDERLTQVTIDAKVSTRWSLAINTNIIEDFRLKDAENGEELIQIGTKTTSDGWHIIQYSGGKNAPKKFDLTLYWAKNQTQVTNNDQGLVLKLRTDVDRLTPKVKRVLEKLPSWCSLFGKSTSPHTLAFLRNLRADF; encoded by the exons ATGAGAAGCAGGTCAAAAAAGATTCCGGGTAGTACATCAAAGGAATCCGGTAATGGCGTATTAAAGTCAGGGAAGGTAGTAGACGAGACAAATATTAAGAATGTAGTGACTGCAAAGAGATCAGGTTATGTTGTTTTGGCTTTGTTTATTTTGATCACACAAGGGATATGGGCAGTTTATCATTACCAGTTTGAGATTTTACCCGAACCTCTTACGGCTGAGCGAGTCGGTAAAAGAGGGTTTTCGGAAGAGGCGGCAATGAAGCATGTTGTCGAGTTGACTCAGTTGGGTCCTCATCCTGTTGGTTCTGATGCTTTGGAGCTTGGATTGCAG TATGTATTAGAAGCTGCCGAGAAAATCGCAAAGACGGTTCACTGGGAAGTTGATGTTGAAGTGGACCTTTTTCAAGCAAGCTCCGGTGCTAATATTTTGGTTAGTGGACTTTTTAACGGGAAAACGCTTGTTTATTCAGATCTCAAACACGTAGTTGTAAGAATTTCGCCTAAGTACGATTCTGAAGCTGTAGATAGTGCTATTCTGGTCTCTTCTCACATAGATACCGTCTTCTCAGG GGAAGGAGCAGGTGACTGCAGTTCTTGTGTAGCTGTTATGCTTGAGCTTGCTCGAGGAATCTCCCATTGGGCCCACGGTTTCAAGAATTCGGTTATTTTCTTGTTTAATACTGGGGAGGAAGAAGGCTTAAATGGTGCACATAGCTTTATAACTCAG CATCCATGGAGTAGTTCCATACGCATGGCTATTGACTTGGAGGCCATGGGCATTGGAGGAGCATCTGCTATATTTCAG GCTGGTCCTCATGCATGGCCTATTGAAAACTTCGCATTGGTAGCCAAATACCCATCTGGTCAAATTCTTGCTCAG GATCTTTTTACATCTGGTGTGATTAAATCTGCTACTGATTTTCAAGTGTACAAAGAGGTTGCTGGTCTTTCTGGCCTCGACTTTGCTTACGCGGATAATACCGCCGTGTATCACACAAAG AACGATAAGTTGAAGCTTTTAAAACCGGGTTCACTTCAACATCTTGGAGAAAACATGCTTGCTTTTCTGCTTCATACTGCATCGTCATCTGAACTTTCTAAAGGAAAAGTAATGGCAGTTAATGATAAAAGTGATGGTGATGCAGCCATATATTTTGACATTTTG GGAACATATATGGTTGTATTCCGTCAACGTTTAGCCAACATGCTCTACAATTCTGTCATAATGCAATCTATTATGATATGGGCTACATCAGTTGTAATGGGCGGGTCACCCGCCACATCATCTTTAGCCTTATCATTCTTAAGCATCCTACTAATGTGGATATGTTCATTAAGTTTCTCAATCGCCGTTGCATTCATTCTACCACTTATATCTTCATCACCGGTTCCCTTTATTTCAAGCCCGTGGCTCGTTGTTGGTTTATTTGCTTCCCCTGCATTCCTTGGGGCTTTGACTGGTCAACATATCGGTTATCTTGTACTAAAACGTTACATATCACGTGTATTTTCCAAAAGAATGGAGACACTGTCTCCTGCGGTTCAAGCCAACTGGGCCAAATTGGAATCTGAAAGATCGCTTTATAAAAGCGGGTTGTTGCAATGGCTTATTCTTCTTGTGTTGGGACATTATTATAAAGTTGGATCTTCTTATTTAGCCCTTGTGTGGCTTGTTTCGCCAGCTTTTGCTT ATGGATTGCTAGAAGCAACTTTATCCCCGACCCGGGCACCAAAGGCGATGAAAACTATAACGTTAATAATCGGACTATTTGCACCATTTTTAATCTCGGGTGGCATGTTCATTCGATTAGCAGGAACTGTTGTCGGTATTGCAGTTCGCTTTGACAG GAGTCCCGGAGGCAGCTCTGAGTGGATGGCGGGTCTAATAGTTGCCGTGTACATTTCGGCTATCATATGCCTTACGTTGGTGTATCTTCTTTCGTACATCCACATTTCAG GTGTAAAAAAAATAATTGCAATTGGAAACTTTATTTTGTTTGGACTTTCACTAATTGCGGTGATATCTGGAATCATTCCACCATTTACCGAAGATGTATCGAGAGCCGTAAAT GTCGTTCATGTTGTGGACGCGTCAGGAACGAACGGGGAATACAAAGAACCGAGTTCTTATGTATCTTTTTTTTCAACTACCCCTGGAAACTTAAACAATGAGATTCAACATATTGATGAAGGGTTTGTATGTGGAAGAGAAAAAGTTGTTGACTTTGTCACTTTTAAAACTTCATACGGTTGTTGGAccgagggcaatttggtaaatggATGGAGCAAATCAGATATCCCAACGCTCGATGTGACGAGTGATTTAAGAACCGATGAAAGACTTACTCAAGTTACTATCGATGCTAAAGTTTCGACCCGATGGTCTCTTGCAATCAATACTAATATTATAGAAGATTTTAGACTCAAAG ATGCTGAAAATGGTGAGGAACTTATTCAAATCGGCACAAAAACTACCTCAGATGGATGGCATATCATACAGTATTCTGGAGGGA